tttgtatcatCTTTTAGTGAAGCCCTTTTCTTATAACAGATTTTTTTGCTGGTTGTGGAGAATATGCTTTCCTGATCACGACAATTAACCAGTAGCACTTGTTACATATTGAAAACGTAATATGAACATAGGTGCTATCTGAGGCTAGATAAATGATGTTAATATGCGCTTGATTCTACTGTAGGAAAATGATATTACTTGTGTGGTGTTACATTTACAAGTTGTTGCCATCTCATCCCTCCTGATAATCTCAGATTAGTAAGTGAACAAGGTAAACGTTTTTGAAGAACACTCCCCTAATAATTTATACCTCAAGTTCACAACTTCCAGTGTTCCAAGGACAAACatgtaaataaaaatgaatactCAGGATTTCCGTTTCCTTTGAGGTAATGCATTAAGGTCTCAATTGAGGCAAATTGTCAGGATAACATGATAAAACGTGTTACTACCACTTTTGCTGCACCACTGTTGTAAACAAAAGATTTCTCAGTGCCTTTATTCTGGTATGGTTTACTATCACTAACTTCATTTGAGtaagaaaaataacaataagGAGTAAAGAGCGTTAATTTTTAACACCTGTTTTATTTGAAGTAGAAAATGAAGTGCTTTGTTTATAGGTTACAAAGATCAAGTATAACAGACTAGTAGATAGTTCTGTCTAAAAAGATGTTACTTTTTTATAATTACATTTGTATGTGTTGCTAAGGCACACAGgattccaaaatatttttccccttctcagATAAAATATTCAGGGAAATTATCAGGTTCAATTTGGCTGGCTCTGTCTTTGGATTTTTCTAAAGTTATCTTCTAAAAAACCTATGCCcagtaaaaataatatttaaaaaaatattccaagtagggacaattttaaagtaaataaGTATCCTCTAGCAACACTATGCTTAAGGACTTGACAGCAGTTGACTAGAAATAAgctaaaataatggaaaaagatTAGTCCACTTCCATTACACAAGCTAATAGAAATGCAGCTATAAATATGAACCAAGTAAATACACTTTACTGCGCACTAAActatcttgtgtagacgcacttCCTGTGTTTTTAACTTAAAGTGACATTTTAATCTCTGTATATTCTGTTCATTTCAAACTGCCTTCTCTCTCTATTTTTGCACTATTTTAAAAAGAACGTAAACATTTAGTTTGCAATACCTGTAAATCACATTATTCATAATGTATCTAGAATTTCATCACATTCTTAAAATGCTTTTAGCCTgttgtttataaatatatatacatgccttataatatttattatatttcaAAGGACATCATGGAGAGTCAGGATCAGGTCACATTACAGTTCAAAGTGGATCACTTGGGTAGAGTTGTTTTTAATCTGAATCATCACTGCTAAAGTAAGAGCTGTCACAATACTCTGCTGTGTAAAGGAATTTATGAATGGTTGGGTTCATCTTTGGTATCCAGTGTCTTGGCACCAAAAATGTTGAAAGGTTGAACAGATCCACAAACACTTTGTACCtgtcactgaaaaataaaatcacatgCATTAATATTGTTATGTTGGCTTAGAGGAGCCACTACTCAACCCATACACAGCCTAATTATGGGAACCTAACCAGAAGACCTCCCTAGTGTTTGAGGGGTATACTGTGTCAGCATTGCCCCATAATATTCTAATGGAAATGTCCATTAGTAATGTTTTCAGGTGTTTTTCATTGAGCATGGCAGCTCAAACTGGAACTGAATGCAAAAAGTTACTTTTATTTAATTACAATATGGGCTCTTGTACCCTGATATTTTTTAGTTTTGAGCTGCAAAGCACAAAACACTCAGCAAAAAACTGCTTGATTGCTAGTCAACACCACTTGTGCTCTTGCTTTTATTCGTAGTCTACACAGACTTAAAATTGTTTCAGTTGACtgaagttttaaaacattttgtagAGCTTTATTAGTTCAAGATATTACTGTATTCAGACACCAAATTAAAACCCCTACCAACCCAGGTTCTGTTTGTTTTATAAAATTAATGATGACTTGTATCTTAGATATCATTGCAAGGAGCTGAACTAATATTGGGACAGTTGCTAATATCCAGGTAGTTTGAAAATCACTTATTACATAATATCTTATTCTGAAATCAGAAACAGGATAGCTACACTCCTGCAGTGATTTGGGTGGACAAAATAGCACTGCTGAATGACAGGGTATTTTACTCCAGCCATCTCTAGTACTCTGCCAATAGCAGAGAGCACAATGTCTCCAGTTTAGGTAATCTGATTAAAGTTGAAGGATTGTACATGGTGCAAAAGAATGATTATTTATTCATTTCTATTTTAGTGGTTTCTAAAGACCTTCTGGGGCAGCAGACCCCTTGTACAACATGCTGATAGAGAAAAACTGTTGTCCCCAACCATCTTAGAATCTATATATCTTGAGAGAAATACAAGAAGAACAGTggacaaaataaaatataaagtcAGGAAGAGGACAAGGTAACGATCTGATTAGTATACTAAAGTAGAGGTAATAACATACTAGCTACCTAGTCATTGTTAAACAGTTTGGACATTTGCTCACCACAAAACCTGCATGAGGTATATCAATTATGATcggggatccaggttttctgttcactgtagaaaaacatggattttcttttttaaaggagaaaaatcacagatttcccctttaaaagagaaaaatgcaggaaactgtgggctccccttgtaggctggcagagttccaggctgcagggggctgcaaggaGTGGTAGAAGGGCaaacaggcagggggtgccacatgcatgtgcactcacacatgcatgtggtagctGAGCAGCACTGGAAAGCAGCTTGCTTCAGGTAAGTCTACGGGGGTGAAGGATggtcaggggggttgggggaaggggcacagacCATGCGGGGTAGAGGGGAAGAGGCTAcatgggcaggggggtggcaaggacacatgccccctgaaatttctgtgcccacagcaagGCGCAGGGTTGCAGtgaggctggaccagctctggaggAGTTGTCTCCATGGCCCAGTGTGCAGGACCTGATGCGGAAGGGAGTGCTACAccatgccaccatggctgccaagggaAGGCATTGTATGCACACCCAGCAGCAATGGGGGTACAACTCCActctgccatcactgctgctgcttctgtctaTATGCCACAACGTGGCAGCAAGGCACTctctccagcaccagctccttgctCCGGCCTGGCTGCAGCTAGCACCCCACTGGGGGCACAGAAATCTtggtgggaggcacatgccccccacccccactgcatcACCTGTGGGTCCCCCTCCACTGCCTtgacacacacccactcccttcctcatacactgggggatgggaatggggcagcagggctagcGGGGGCTGTGGACCAAGAATgagaagcaccagcagggctgggggcctgtgggtatggagtgagaggcaccaacagggctgggggactgcaagtcgggagtgaggggcagcagcagggcccagggattgtgggtcaggagtgaggggcactggcagggctagggggctgggggtggggagtgaggggcagcagcagggctggggggctgtggcttgggagtgagggcatggcctggggcagggcaccAACATATCACTGCACCAACAAAGCAGTAGGGTGGAACAACGACAGCtgaacccatgtcctggtgagcgaagggggtaggggaagctctgaatttccatgataaaaaactccaaatcaaccacaaaaatatataggtatttagaaggTATGTTCTTATAATGACTAAagcagtggtaggcttccaaattgctttaaaattgtaaatatatcaataaaaccttgtgttcaactgatacctatatatatatatagtcgcattttattttaattgtgaaaaaacacagatgggggggtggggggttaatcagagaatttgcaatttttaaacagagaaaatcaggatccctgactATGATGGTGAAGGGCAAGGACAAGGTGAAAAGTAAGTCAGATTTCTCTGTTCTTACCTCACTGTTGAACGCAAATACTGGTAGCCTGATGATCCCCCTGTACCAGCTTTGCTGCCAATCATTCTGTGCACCATGCAGACGTGGTTATCTAGGCAAATTAAACCAAATAGCATGAATCTCAGTAAACTAAACAGTGCTGATAGTTCAAACACTCATTAAATCTGGTCAGTCAGTGGAATGCATCCTAGCATAATTTCATGTGAAGGACTCAGAGACATCTTAGGAACATCTTCCTGAGATTTCACAGAGAGGCTGACCCAGTAGGTCTGCAGGAAGATAGGAGCCCTATAGTATGTTGCATACTGGCTAAGTGGTATTTTTGGCAGCCATGTCATGAATTGAATCCTGTTAAAATCTGTCCTCTACACAAGGGCAGAAAAGTATTTTGCGTAGTTGAGAATAGTCATGAGAAATGGggaacacagggtgcatctacacaagacatttactgcagagtagcctAGTTAGCTCAACAGTAAATGTCCAGTGTTAGGTtgcagaaaactaataaactccatagcagggtagtatttgtagatacaagtactattctgctgcagaatttttttacCTGGCAGCACCGCATACGTAGACGCTGATGCTGCTGGTTGCAGCACCAGGATACTTCAGTGTGGGAgatgcttgctggctagccccacagtgaagcacccttgtgccccagccagtcctgttGCAGCActctgagctgggttggagcagccccaggctggcaggctgattcccCTGGGccttctgccagccagggcttctctgatctggctcagcgtgctgtggtcccagctgcatgtgtaaatgcagcatCCTGATaagtgccagaatttattgcgtCACATTGATTGacgcatgtagatgtgcccacatagTAGTCCTTTAGATACAAATGTTGACCAAACCTCAGGCACATCATGGAAGTCTTCTGTTTAAACTATGGTAGGTGATAGCCCTTACATATTTACATACCAGATATTAAGGAGGTGACACACTGTTTTTAGCCAAAAAAAAGTTGCCCACATAATAAAAGAGAGAGATCTTTAGAATTTcatgtaggaaaaaaaatgttgataaaGTTGGAAAAAAGAGGAACATTTTCTTACGTTCCTGTAAGAGACTCTATGATAATAAAGGTCTGAAAACTTACATCTCCACTTTGTCATGAGTATATCCATATCCATAAGAGAAGTTAGAAGTTGAAAGGGAACCTGGAAGCGAGGCTCCTCTCTTGAAAAAGTAAAAGTGAAGACATCAGAAAATCACTTATCTTAAATTATTCTAACTTACCAATTATTGTTTTATAATGCTATATTTGTCTAAGTGTGCAAGATACATACCTGTGTGTATTTTTCCTAAATTTGTGGAAGCAGGTATTCCAATAGGTTCTTTCACCTTCTCAACATGTTGGTTGCATTGTTTCATGTTTGTAACAATATGCTATTAAAAAACCTAAAGGACCAAACTACAGTATATAttcctaaaacagtcttgcatttGAAGCAGTCCAAATTCCACTCTAGTTAGAGCTCCAACTATTTAGATTTCAATAGCATATGAACATACAACTTTCCCATGCTGGAGTGATTCAAAATCATTGTGACAACATATAGTGGTGGTGTTTTTTGGTCAGCAGGCATGATGGGATTGCTTCCTCCtgtggcatcccagcatgctctgttcCCCAAGACAGCTGGAGAGCAGGAACTCCTGCCTGCCTGTTGGCTTCCAGAACCTACAGGTGTTCTCAAGGATAGCTGACTGCAAGGAAAACAGTCaccccccgggctgccctgctctcccctgctcctttccACGGTGGGGTacagtggggagcagagcactgtAGAAAGCTGGAGGGCTGAACAACCCTTGCCacactgcacctgggggggaagaaccagcagcatacctacaggctgcggaactcccttctcatcagtgcagaggcagaaaaggatcttggagtcattatagactccaagatgaacatgggccgacagtgtggggacgcagtcaggaaggtcaaccgtaccttttcatgcatccacagatgtatctcaaacaggtccaaggaggtgatccccccACTCTGTGTGACATTgcttaggctgcagttggagtactgggtccagttttgggcatcgcacttcaggagggatgtggacaacatggagagtgtccagaggagggccacccgcatgatcaggggacagcagggcagaccctacgaggagaggctatgggacctgaacctgttcagcctccacaagtgaaggctgaggggggaactagTGGCCGTTTGCAaagtagtcagaggggaccagcaggcattggggaagtccctgctcccccgagcactaccaggagtgactagaaataatggtcacaagctggcagagggtagattcagactagaaatcaggaggcgctatttcactgtcagggcggctaggatctggaaccaacttccaagagaagtggtgctggctcctaccctgggggtctttaagaggaggctggatgaacaccttgccagggtcgtttgaccccagtgctctttcctgccatggcagggggtcagacttgatcatctgctcaggtcctttccaaccctaccaactatgaaacactcTGCTAGAGCATACATATGTTTCAGGAAATATTTcaaaaagaaatgcttcaaggatATTCTTCATTTTCTAaggtcccctctacacatgcaggcaaaggtgcaatgggatctgatccgtGATTCacacagtcatgcttcctgccataccacatgtgCATTGCAGGAGGCGTGACTGGGATCACACGTTAGATCCCATTCTGCCTTATTGTTGATGCAGAGGGAGGCTGATCCTGGACTCCTGCACTAGGAAGAAGCAAGCTcctctggctgggagccccatgcagcccagttGGTCACCACAGGAgtgattccccccaccccacacacacacacacactcccaggagTGTGCAGAAACCTCTGGAGTTTAAGGGTGGAAACTCCTggaccctggggatcatggcagctATGATCCCCAAGGCTCTGGGGCACGTAAAACCCCCAACCCCTGTGGACTGGCTGCCACAATCCCTAGGGTTTAGTGGTTTTATGTTGGGCATGGTGCACCGCTATGGCTAGGAACtcagtcagctgacagggctcccaggcacagggaAAACTCTggtacacatgcaaattaaagcttgagagcaatcagctgtaaagttagtacacatgtttgaggtctaactttatcaCTGCTTGGAGCTTTTTATAatatgatagctactttgcacatgtaggtAGTCTCCAGGTAATTGAACAATTAACCAAGTAATTGTGCAATACTTGTAACATGGTGAGGGGGCCTGAGGATCATTTTTGAAGCACCTCAAGCCATAAATGTTGGTATATTCACTCATCAGAGTGCTTCAAGCAGCACCTCTGCCCAGGGCCTAGAGTAATTTCCCAAAAAACTAACTGCAGTAAACTGATTCCACATTGTTTGTATACACAATCTGCAGTCTATAATACATTATCTACCCTTTAGTACTCCATCTTCATGTTATGTATACATTTATGAGCATTACCCCGATAAGCATTGAAGGAATATCACTTGGAATTACCTGTAGAAGTAAATCATTAAAGCTCCCTTCAGTGCTTTGTATGACAGTCTTCTTTCTCCTGCAAagatatacatttttttaatgttaattttcctgggAAATTCCAGTATATGAGAAATAAAGTTAAACGTGTCCTGTTTACAAGCCAGTGAAGCCCACTGAAGTAGCAGAGGCAATGCtacattgtttcatttttaatggcACGAAAAGGAGGTGATGAAGTCAGCATCATGCACTACCTGCGTTTACCCCCAGGTAGCTCTTGGTGCCCTTTGGATAAGAGGCTGTGTAGGGCACACTGGAAGTGGAAATGATAAGTGGAAGCCCATCACCCTCACCTGAGATCAAACCCAGGTCCTTCCATTCCATAACCAGGCACTCTATGAACAAAGCTGCACAGCTCCCCATACATtagaaatgcaaaaataaatatgctagaaagaaaaacaagtatACATTGTCATCTTTCACTCCCAGAattctttcttccacagtgacTGTGCCCTGAATTCTACCATTACCTGGAAACCCCCCTATCATGATAAATGAGGATAGAAAAAATCAAAATCTTTTgaacttatttatttttgtatataaCCTTAAATTATTTTTCAGCAAGAGTCTGGTTATTTTTATTAAACTGTATTTTTTTATAGACTCAAAAGTAACCTGCCTTTACTAAGAAGATGTTCATGGCGCTTTTCATCAAATAATGAAAGCAGTACATCTTTTTGCTTTTGAAGTTCAGCCAGCAGGTCGTCTTTTTCTTCTGACTCTGGTTTGgtctttaaaatacaaaacaaaacaataattgTCTCGGGAAAATGTGAAGTTCCTGAATTATCTGTTATAAAATTGTGGATTTTAGCATTACACCTCTAGGAATGTATGCATTAAGTTTACGAACGATATCTACTGACTATTAGATTTGCCACTGTCTATGCAAAGCATGATTATCACAAAATGCCCCTACTTAGACATGTGTAATTATCCCTTTGTCACACCTTATTCAAATTAATATATGCACAGATGCACAGTCAATTAATttttacttaaaaacaaaatccaTCTGTGAGAAATAGCCCTCCCTGacctccatattttaaaaagatataaaCATCCATTTAATATTTTGGAAACCATGATTTTGTGATGAAATATTTACgaatgcgcgcacacacacacacacacacaacaaaacaaaacattactaGAAATTAAATGCCAAAAGAGAGTGACACTATGTTCACATATTTTCGGTATTTTTGTACATCTAAGTATTTTACTctaaaaaatatgcatttttttctcaTGGTAATCTACATGCAAGTATCCCTCATTGCCATATCCTCAAGGGACAGCCTATTAAACAATTATAGATTCCACAGCTCTGCTTCACTGTGGTACATAAGCTTTGAGCCCCATGGACTTAAAAGAGTTTTACTCTGATCTCCAGGTGCAAACACATGGAATACCATTCTGCTATCCGTACAGTCAACAGCAAAACTTGAACTGATTTCAGCAGGTCTCAATTTTACCCTtacccactccctgctcccccagcccccttttggCAACAAATATCACCCAAAGTACCACACATTTTAGACTTGTTTAGATGCTAATTTTTAAAGGGGCTTAGAGTTGCTTGAAAGGCATGCACAATTCTCCTTAGAAGTTGCCGAAGGCTGATTgattaaaggaaaagaaacagaaagtgaagatggAATTAAAATTCCAAGATTTTTCTGGTCATACACTTATCACTAGATCAAGAATATATACCTGGATCATTACAAATTCTTCTTCTAGACCTTCTAAAACATTCTTTTGAAATTTTCCCCAGAAATCAAATTCTTCTTGCTCAAGTCCTGGTGTTCTTTCCAGCCATGACTTTATTAAAACAAAGTTTTATGTTAATGTGTGATATTTAATACATTTTGGCATAATTAAGTAGCATAATATATTTATGCTGCAGTGTTTATATCAGTAGAATTCCTGGTGTGAGTATTCATTACTGAAACATTAGGGTCTACACTGGGATTTCAATTGGTATAATTATGCCCAGCAGACAATCTAGCAGATTCAGAATTATTCTTAAATAGCCACAGAGTTGGAGACAAAGACTCGCCAGTTGTAGTATCTTCCCTAGCACAGGCTCCTTCTAAAGACCTGGTTAAGTCACCTCAACTTCTTTTGCTGTCACTTCTTCCTTTCATAAAGAAGGTAAAGTACTACCCTATCTCACAGAAATGATATAAGCATTAGCTTGTCACAAAAGTGTGCTGAATATGAAGAGCCTTAAACAGGGGTGACTGATTATTTTATTGTATTCAAATATACATTAACTGGCAAAATATGCATGAATTAATTTAGGAAATAAAAATAGATATAGCAATCCTTGATCAAAAGAATAAATTGGCAAGTTCTCTCTGTTTTAAGTCTGATTTCTTTTGATCATTGAAAAGGAAATTATACAATAAAACTTCAGAAATCTTTGGTCATATTCCCTTTGAAGAGGACACCATTTGCTTCCATTTTCATCTAAAATAGGTTGATTATTACATAAAAAGAATCAGTAttctggacacatctacacatttattaatgtaaTTTGCTtctatgcattaagtttagtacctctaatatgaggtactacataaaggcacattagcccacgctaatgtgcaatagcaaaggcaattattttttttgtgatgcttaatgcacagtagactaattttactgctcattagcatgttttttatgtgatgtgctcatgtgcagtagaataggctactgcgcattacaacatctggtgtagatgtgcccagtattgaTAGAAAATGATATATGCCTTGGAAACTGTTTATCTGTGAATGTGTGTGTCATATTAATCCATGGAAAGTTGTATAAAAGtcgtatatgtatgtgtgtaagagAGTGTACAAGCGTGCATAAGAGACCATGAACATACACTTATTCTCCTCAATAATAGTTTTCTTCTTAACTTTTTAGAGTGAAAAATCAAACTTGCCTCACAATAAATGTCAATAACATATTCTGCCAACATCCCCTTTTTTCCCCTAGTGTTGGGTTGGCACTTATCCTTTTCCCTTACACTTGGATACACAGCAGTGAGGACATTAGTTGTTCATGGAAGAAATATTTCACAGTTTTCTCATTCTAGAAGCAGTCTATGTCCATGTGAAATGGAACAAGTGTATTTATGACATAAATAGTCAGCAGATAGGCAGAATATTCAGAATTCCACAGGGAAACTTACGTGTTTAATATCCAATTAAATTTTTCAGGTAATAAGAAATTATTAAGGGTCAGTAATTAAAACAATCTGGATTAGTTAAAAACCTTAATCTAAAACTGTAAGAAAATCTAAACAGCCAGATTGTTTAAGAAATTGACAATTCTGTTATCCTCTCAGTGAAAAGAatttttcattgaaatcaatTGTAAATCTGCATGGGAAGCAATACAGAACTGAGTCTTAAATCACGTCCAAGACAGATGATGTTTCTTATATTGAAATAGAAATTATATTCTTACATTCTTATAATATTTCTTATATTGAAAAGGGAATTaaaaaacaataacaacaaagaAACTGTTACCTCTACTAGTTGCAGAAGAGTTGATTCCTGTTCTGATTTAAGCAAGAGTTCATAATCTTGTCCCTTGAAGTTATCACGATAATGTCTTCTGTTATAAGGGACTCTCAGACTTTGGGGGACACCAATCTTATTCTCTAATAATCGAAACTGTAAGCTCTGAAAACCTGATGCTGGGCTCAAGTAATCTCTTGCGATTAGAAAAAGATAAAACAgtgacattattattattataaaaatatgcAGAGTTCCTAGTCCTAATTTCTTATTGATAATTAGACACACGTACATATTAGAAATAGATTAAGTAGATTCTGATATAATATTGTCATTTACTTATTTTGTTGAAAGCTTGGGATTACAGCCAGAtctgatttttaaagtttttaaaagtaaACCAACAAAATAATATGAAAACATGTTGTTTTTAAAGAGGAAATTTCATTACAgtacaagggttttttttctaaatagaaTTAGCAACTGCATCCTGAACAGAAAGTAAGAAAGATGTTCTTTCTGAAtctttaaaatggaaaagaatAAAATCTAAAATGTTCATTAgagtttatattattttataaatagGAACTATTATTCTTTTGGACAAAAAAATAAGGCAGGCTTTGTGATCATAGCTACTTTGCTGTCTTTTTCAAAAGGATAGACCTATGGCATGCTGGAAGAATTAATTTGTAAGCATAGAACAAATGTAAGGGATGGAGGACTTGGCATATATGGGACTGAAAGTCATTGATTTGATCATATTATAAGAAAATATTGATATGTACCATATGATTATAAaggcttattttttaaataatatgcaGAAAGTAattatcccccctcccccccagatgaTTAACCCATTTACGTTTCACTCCATTTTTTGAAAGGTATTAAAGTTTTACTATAATAACTAGTCAGAATCTcaggggcacatccacacatgcaggcacgtgcacttgcagcagctcaaatagaagcagtgcaaatttgagctggggctttttacctcagtgcacgtgccggacatgcactttggtgtggggcaaattgtgccacttggggcaaaataaccctgcctggcttctcctagatctgcagccagggagagctggagcctgggccagcacctgtgctggccccagcagtataaaaacctaccATGTGCTagccccaacagtataaaaagctgccctggcaagaagctcagggctactcactctcaggagcttctgggccctggccaattggtacctggggacactaccccttgtgccagctggactgctgaagcagtcctgagtgttccctgcaccctctacccactgcagcagactggcagtgggggctgctgcctggctgtgatctgctgccatTTGCGACAGCATATGGCCCCAAgactgcatgcctgccagacccagatagaGACTACATGGACATTGGAGGCATCtacacctctgggccagctgccagtggactgtggcagCCCAGATGgcttttgtgcagcactactgccatgtctGCCACTGCCtgaccatctgggcagctattgcccagaagatgttttCAGGGtcatggcctgctttgaactgagaaagcatgtcctcctggccccaagtggctgggaggtca
This genomic window from Alligator mississippiensis isolate rAllMis1 chromosome 2, rAllMis1, whole genome shotgun sequence contains:
- the TDO2 gene encoding tryptophan 2,3-dioxygenase; translation: MSGCPFWGNKYQFNFNKLSLEDEGQDKSQEGLNKASKGGLIYGDYLQLDKILNAQELQSEKKGNKIHDEHLFIVTHQAYELWFKQILWELDSVRVIFQNGKMKDERNMLKVVTRMQRISMILKLLVEQFSVLETMTALDFFDFRDYLSPASGFQSLQFRLLENKIGVPQSLRVPYNRRHYRDNFKGQDYELLLKSEQESTLLQLVESWLERTPGLEQEEFDFWGKFQKNVLEGLEEEFVMIQTKPESEEKDDLLAELQKQKDVLLSLFDEKRHEHLLSKGERRLSYKALKGALMIYFYREEPRFQVPFQLLTSLMDMDILMTKWRYNHVCMVHRMIGSKAGTGGSSGYQYLRSTVSDRYKVFVDLFNLSTFLVPRHWIPKMNPTIHKFLYTAEYCDSSYFSSDDSD